ATTAAAGCCATCCTCGGCCTGTTCTGGATATTTTGTCAGCTCATTGCTGGATTCGGTTCTGGCCATAGACCAAGGCGAAAGCCCTGGACGGTGATGGCCGGGAGCTCAATTGATGTCTGACAAGCAAGCGTCCGGGCGCCCTCTGAGCGAAGAGGAGCTGCAAGATCTTGTTGCCTCTTCCGATGCAGGGTCGCGTAATCCGGTTGGCATGGTGGGGACGTTTCTGGCGACAGTCGCCCTGATCTGGTCCGTGTTCCAGGTTGTTCTCGCTTCCCCTGTGTCCAACTATATTCTTCCCGCTGATCTCATCAATAACTCGCGTCAGTTCCATCTGGCCTTCGCTATTTTCCTTGCCTATATGGCCTATCCGGCCTTTGCCAACAGCCCACGCCATCACATCCCCTGGCAGGACTGGCTGTTCGGGCTGGCAGGCACTTTCGTGGCGCTTTACGGTTTCTTCTTCTATCAGAAGGTCGTCGACAACGGCGGGCTTGCTGATGACGTGGACAAATGGTTCGCGCTTGCCGGTCTTATCCTGCTGTTCGAGGCCGCGCGCCGTGCTCTTGGCCCGGCCATGGCGATCATCGCGACCATCTTCCTGTGTTATGTCTTCTTTGGTTCGTCCGAGTGGATGCCTGAAGTCATTCGCTGGAAAGGTGCATCACTGACGAAAGCCATGAGCCACATGTGGATCACGTCCGAAGGCGTGTTCGGCATCGCGCTCGGGGTTTCGACCAAATTCGTCTTCCTCTTTGTGCTGTTCGGGGCTCTGCTCGACAAGGCCGGGGCGGGCAACTATTTCATCAAGATGGCCTTTGGCGCACTTGGTCACCTCAAGGGTGGACCGGCCAAGGCTGCCGTTGTGGGCTCGGCTGCGACCGGCCTCATCTCCGGCTCCTCGATTGCCAACGTTGTGACCACCGGCACCTTCACTATCCCGCTGATGAAGCGGGTGGGCTTCACCTCCGAGCAGGCTGGCTCGGTTGAGGTTGCCTCTTCGGTGAATGGTCAGATCATGCCGCCGGTCATGGGGGCTGCGGCCTTCCTGATGGTGGAATATGTGGGCATTTCCTATGTGGAAGTCATCACGCATGCCTTCCTGCCCGCCATCATTTCCTACATTGCGCTCGTCTATATCGTGCATCTGGAAGCGGTGAAGCGGAATATGCCGACCATCGGTCACAAGACCGTTTCGACCTTGCGCACCGTGATCAGCATGCTGCTGTTCTTCATCGGTTTTGCGGCGCTGTGCTACGGCGTCAAATATCCCATTGGCTGGATTGTTGCTGCGGTTCCGAGCGGGGCAAGCTGGATTTTGGCATTGCTGGTGTTTGTGGCCTATCTGGCGCTGTTGAAGCTCGCGGCTTCCGGGCCAGACCTCGAGCCGGATGATCCCAATGCGGAAGAAGTCGTGCTTCCCGAGATTTCGGAAATCTACAAGACAGGTCTCTATTATCTGCTGCCGATCGTGGTGCTCGTCTACTTTTTGATGATCGAGCAGAAATCGCCCGGTCTGTCGGCTTTCTGGGCCACCACCCTGTTGTTCGTCATCCTGCTCACCCAACGCCCGATGAAGGCGATCTTCCGCGGTGAGAGCGAAATGGCAAATGCCTTCAAGGAAGGGGTTAAGGATCTCGGAGTCGGACTCATCGACGGCGCGCGCAACATGATCGGCATCGGCCTTGCTACGGCGACCGCCGGGGTGATTGTGGGGACCGTGACGCTCACTGGTATCGGTCAGGTTATGGCCGATCTCGTCGAGCTGATCTCGGGCGGCAACCTCGTTCTCATGCTGATCTTCGTGGGCCTGTTGTCGCTGGTGCTTGGCATGGGTCTGCCGACGACGGCAAACTATATCGTGGTGTCGTCGCTGATGGCCGGTGTTGTCGTGACACTCGGTGCCCAGTCCGGGCTGGTGGTGCCACTGATTGCCGTGCATCTGTTCGTCTTCTACTTCGGCATCATGGCGGACGTCACACCGCCCGTGGGGCTTGCATCCTTTGCCGCGGCGGCCGTGTCCGGCGGGGATGCCATCAAGACCGGGTTCACGGCCTTCTTTTACAGTCTCAGAACAGTTGCGTTGCCGTTCGTGTTCATCTTCAACACGGATCTGTTGTTGATTGACGTGACCTGGTATCAGGGCATTCTGGTGGCCGTCATCGCGACGATTGCGATTCTGGTGTTCACTGCTGGCACCATGAACTATTTCGTCACACGCAACCGGATCTACGAGAGCATTGCCCTCGTGCTGATCTCCTTCGTCCTGTTCCGTCCTGATTTCTTCATGGATCGCATCCAGCCTCCGTATGAGAGGATCGAACCGGCCGGGATCACCGAAGCGCTTGGGGCTCTGACGCCGGGTCATGAAATGCGGGTCAAACTGTCCGGCCCGGACTTCGATACCGGCAGCATCAAGGACACGACAATCGTGCTTGAAGCCGGTCCAGAGACCGGAGGAGAAGAGCGTCTGTCTGCGATGGGACTTGCCGTCTTGGAAGAGGACGGCGTCGTCAAGCTCGACGAACCGTTCCCGGGCACACCCTATTTCGAGGATCTCGGCTCGTTTGACTTCTATGGCGATACGCCGGTCACCATCGAGCGGGTTCAAGTCAAGGCTGATCAGCTTCCCAAGGAACTCCTGTTCATTCCGGGGCTTCTGTTGCTGGGTCTGGTCTACATGCTGCAGCGCGCCCGTGTGGGCCGTAGGGAGGAAACTGCTTCATGACCAAAAACATCCTTTGTGCGATCGATATCTCGCAGGATAATGACACCAACGTTCTGCAAATCGCCGACAAGCTGGCAAAGGTCGATGACGCCAGTCTGGATGTCGTGACCGTCGTGCCGAACTTTGGCATGACGCTCGTCGGGAGTTTCTTCGACGAGAATTTCCAGAAGCAGGCGGTGGCCGATGCCAAGAGTGCGCTCAAGGTTCGCGTCGAACAGATCCTCGGGCCTGAGCGCAACACGGCCATCCGGCACATCGTGGCGACCGGGTCCGTCTATGAGGAGATTCTCGAGGTCGCGTCTCAGGTGACAGCCGATCTGATCGTGATCGGTGCTCACAAGCCGGATCTCAAGGAGTTTCTCATCGGTCCCAATGCGGCACGCGTGGTGCGCCATTCGACCTGTTCGGTCTATGTGGTGCGGGACAGCTAGAAGTCGCCTCTGGTTCTATCGGACAATCAGGGCCGCTCCTTGTTGGGAGCGGCCTTTTTCATGTCATAGCCCAAAAGAAAAGCGGCTCACGCTCGGTGACCCGCCTTTTTGTTTCATTCACTTTGCTTGTGCCAGCGATCAGCGGGGCAACCGCTAAGCCGCTGCGATGCTCTTGCGCTTTTCCTCGATGAGGCCACGCATGATGAAGTTGGCCGAGCTGGGGCTGTAGGCCACCGGCAGGTCATAGACCGTTGCGAGGCGGTTGAGGGCCTTCACGTCCACGTCGTGCGGCATGGGGGAGAGCGGGTCGACAAAGAAGATCAGACCATCGAGGCGTTTTTCGGCAATCATCGCCCCGATCTGCTGGTCGCCGCCAAGCGGGCCGGAGAAGAGCGGGGTCAGATTGAGGTTCGGGTAAGCCTTGAGGATCCTGCCGCCGGTGGTTCCGGTGCCAACCAGTTGCGCCCCTTCCAGCATGGCCAGGTGCGCGCCGACCCATTCGATCAGATCGTCTTTCTTGGCGTCATGGGCAACCAGGGCGATGCGCAGCGGCGCGTTCGGGTCGGCTTTGGTCTCTTGCATTGGTGCATTTCCTCAAGTGGTTTAGCCGTTGGCTGTTTTGAAGAGAGGGTCTCGTTCCCTCCGGTCTGGCAAAACAGGCAGCCTTTTCATGTTGGCGCAACAATACAGTGAAGGAACGCTAACTGTCCACCCGTCATAACCCTGACCTCGCCCTTTGACCGCCCCTGATCGTAGCAATCAGAGCGGCCCGGTGCGAGGGCCTGGGTGGCGGGTTGGACGGTCGAAGATCTTGCGCCCGAACAAGGAGGCGGTGAGGTCGGTGATGAGCTCTGCAGTTCGCCCGCGATGATCGAGAAACGGGTTGAGCTCAACGAGATCGAGAGAGGTGACGCAGCCGCTCTCATGGAGCAGCTCCATGATCAGGTGGGCTTCGCGGAAGGTCGCGCCGCCCGGCACCGTGGTGCCGACAGCCGGGGCGATGGACGGGTCGAGAAAGTCGACGTCAAGGCTGACGTGGAGCATGGCCCCCTTGGTTCGCACTTCGTCGATGAGCTGTTGCAGGGGGCGGATCACGCCGACCTCATCGAGCACGCGCATGTCATTGACCAGTACGCGCTGGTCCTGAAGTCTGGTGCGTTCGTGCTGATCGACGCTGCGGATGCCGATCATGTGGACATGGGCCGGGTCGACCGGATGGGCCAGCGGTGCGTCATACAATCCGGCCAGCTCCGGATGGCCGCAAAAGGCGGCGACGGACATGCCGTGGATGTTGCCGGTCTCGGAGGTCGTGGGGATGTTGAAATCGGGGTGGGCATCAAGCCAGAGTACATAGAGTGGCCGTCCACGCTCTGCGGCATGGCGGGCGATGCCTGCGACCGAGCCGATGGAGAGCGCATGATCACCTCCCAGAAAGATCGGGAAGCTGTCCCGTGCCATCTCATAGGCCTTGTCGCTAAGGGTTCGGGTCCAGCTTGCGATGGTTGCGAAATTGCGCGCGTTGCCCTCTTGCGGCGGGGTCGCATCGGTGCTCGCTGGTGTGAGGTTGCCGCGATCCTCGCAGTGATAGCCAAGCCCTTGAAGCGTGTCGATGATGCCAGCTGTTCGAAGCGCATCGGGGCCCATGAGGCAGCCCTTTTCGTGGGTGCCGTCCTGCAAGGGGACGCCAAGAAGCGAGATGGATTGGGATATGGTGTCTTGTCTGTTCACTGGCTGGCCCCTTGCGCCCGAAATCGATTTGTCTAGATGAGGCCAGATAATCGGAACGGGGTGACAAGGGGTAGCCGCCATCTTTGGCAAATTTGCAAGGTCGATTGGCGAAATGATCAAGCTGATTGCGCAAATTGTCATCATGGCGGCTGTCCTTCCGCTTCAGTAAGGCACGGAGTGGAAGGACAGGTAGGGCCATGATGCCTGTGTGCGGATCAGATCCTAGTTGCCAAAGAGGCCCTTGGTGACGTCGCGCAGGATCTGCTGCTCAAGGCTCGGCTTCTTCTGCTCATTGTTGTTATTGTTGTTATTTTGCTGGTTCAAAACCTTGTTGAGATCGATGCCGAGCTTGTCGGTCTGCTTTTTGATCTCCTTGGTCACATTCTTCTCGACATTCTTCAGACCCTTGGCTGCAGCCTTGCCGACATCGCCCATTTGCTCGAGGCTCTTCAGCACGGCTTCCGGATTTTCGAGGATGCCGGGGATGTCGGGATAGATGCGCGGATTGTCGAGGCTGCCCCTGATGATGATCGGAATGGGCACGCCATCGGCATCAACAGGCCCGCCCTGACCCTCGAGTTTGGCAATGAGCTTGGGTGTGGCAAGGTAATCGATGCGTTTGTTGGGCAGGTCGATTGTGCCTCTGCCATCAAGGCGCAGGAGCGGGCTCAGCATTTGCAGATCGGAATTCTTCACCTGCCCCTTGTCGAAGACGAAGCTTGCCGTGAGAGAGGAGAAATCCGTGCTCTGGGCCTCTGATGAGGTCCAGCCTTCCAGAATGTTGCCTCTCAGGCGGCGCAGCATCTGGGGGATGTTGATGCCCTGTATCGCACCATCGCGAATGGCGAGCTTGCCCGTGCCATCGAGCGCCTGAATGATCTGTGCCTGACTGGCGCCGCGGGTGGTCAGATCGATTTCCAGACCACCGGTGCCGCTGAGGGAATTCATGCCGATGGAATCGTTCAGAAAGCCCCTCATCTTCATATCATTGAGAGCGAAGCGGGCCGCGATCTGTGCTGGCTGGGTCGTCGAATTGATCGAGAAGGCTCCGGTGCCCTGACCGCTGTAAAGGCTTAGCTGATCAAGAGATCCGGTCAGTTGGCCATTTTCCACCTTGGTCTTGATGGTCACCGGGCCGGTGACGATGTCTCGTGCCACCAGAGATTTGGCGGCAAACTGCAGGTCGGCGTTGAAGGTGGAGAGGCCGGTGAAGTCGATCGGGCTGGTGTCCCAACCGCTGTTGTTGCGGGCCTTTTTCGTGCCGGTCGAGGCTGTCTGGGCGGTTCGTCCCTTGGCAGTGCCGTCGCCCATGAAGGGGGTCACGTCGAGCTTCTCGAACGTCAGCTTGCCAACGATGGACGGAATGGCGGTCGTTGTCAGGGTGATATCACCGCGCCCCTGCGACTGGCCGAAGGTTGCCGTCAGATCGCTGAGGCCGACCTTCTGGGGGGCGAGGATCAATTGCGTTGTCAGTTGCAACGGCATGTCGGGCGTGCCGGTCGAGACATCCTGTCCAAGCCACGAGAGCAGGGCGCGGCTCGAAGGGGAATGGATCGACAGCTTGCTGCCGGATAGACTTGTTTGTGCTGCATCGAAGCGACCGGCGAGGCCGATGGAGAGTTGTTTGGAATCGACCGACAGGCTCGTCGGGATCGGATTGCCGCTCAATGCCTCACCAAGTCCGAGATTGCTGGTGTAGCGCAGCGTCTCCCCATTCCAGTGGAAAGATCCCTTCACGTCGAGGGGGGCATCAAGGCTCTTGATGGTGACGACGCTACTCAACTGGGAAATGGAGCCGGTTTCGCGGTTGGGTATGGCCGACTGCAGGGCTGGGTGGGAGAATTGGCCCTGATCGAGGGTCAGTGTCCCTGCGACGTTGCCCTTCTTGAGGATCTCGTCGCTGGTCAGGCCCTGTGCGGCAAAATTGAGGTTGGTTGAAAGGGTTCCCGTGAGCGGGCTGGTCTGGCCTGCAAGATGGGCGAGATCTGTGATGTCGAGCTGATGGGTCTCGAGCGATCCCTGCCAGATCTCACGGGTCAAGGACCCGTTGAGACTGACCTTGAGGCTGCCCTTGGCGATGTTGACGTTCTTCAGGTTGAGCTTGAGATCGCCATTCTGCAGTTGGCCGATCAGCACCGCCTGTCGGACGGCTTCGCCCTGATAGGCGAGATGATCGACGCGGGCGTCAAGGGTCATGTCGATGGCGGAAAGGGCCGACAGGTCGGGCTTGTCTGTGTCGGCTGTTGTGTCGGTGGGCGTGGCGGCTGGCGCGTCCGCTTCATCATTGGTGCTGGTGGCGACGCTATCTGCCGAGTGCAAAGCCTCCTGATCGAGGATCTGGTCGAGATCGATCATCGCGCTTTCCATGGCGATGCGCACCAGCGGCTTGCCGGAGCCGTTCTTGGGGAAGACGCGCACGGCGGATTCGATTGCCTGCTCTCCGATCTTGAGGCTGAGCATGG
This window of the uncultured Cohaesibacter sp. genome carries:
- a CDS encoding TRAP transporter permease, with amino-acid sequence MSDKQASGRPLSEEELQDLVASSDAGSRNPVGMVGTFLATVALIWSVFQVVLASPVSNYILPADLINNSRQFHLAFAIFLAYMAYPAFANSPRHHIPWQDWLFGLAGTFVALYGFFFYQKVVDNGGLADDVDKWFALAGLILLFEAARRALGPAMAIIATIFLCYVFFGSSEWMPEVIRWKGASLTKAMSHMWITSEGVFGIALGVSTKFVFLFVLFGALLDKAGAGNYFIKMAFGALGHLKGGPAKAAVVGSAATGLISGSSIANVVTTGTFTIPLMKRVGFTSEQAGSVEVASSVNGQIMPPVMGAAAFLMVEYVGISYVEVITHAFLPAIISYIALVYIVHLEAVKRNMPTIGHKTVSTLRTVISMLLFFIGFAALCYGVKYPIGWIVAAVPSGASWILALLVFVAYLALLKLAASGPDLEPDDPNAEEVVLPEISEIYKTGLYYLLPIVVLVYFLMIEQKSPGLSAFWATTLLFVILLTQRPMKAIFRGESEMANAFKEGVKDLGVGLIDGARNMIGIGLATATAGVIVGTVTLTGIGQVMADLVELISGGNLVLMLIFVGLLSLVLGMGLPTTANYIVVSSLMAGVVVTLGAQSGLVVPLIAVHLFVFYFGIMADVTPPVGLASFAAAAVSGGDAIKTGFTAFFYSLRTVALPFVFIFNTDLLLIDVTWYQGILVAVIATIAILVFTAGTMNYFVTRNRIYESIALVLISFVLFRPDFFMDRIQPPYERIEPAGITEALGALTPGHEMRVKLSGPDFDTGSIKDTTIVLEAGPETGGEERLSAMGLAVLEEDGVVKLDEPFPGTPYFEDLGSFDFYGDTPVTIERVQVKADQLPKELLFIPGLLLLGLVYMLQRARVGRREETAS
- a CDS encoding universal stress protein gives rise to the protein MTKNILCAIDISQDNDTNVLQIADKLAKVDDASLDVVTVVPNFGMTLVGSFFDENFQKQAVADAKSALKVRVEQILGPERNTAIRHIVATGSVYEEILEVASQVTADLIVIGAHKPDLKEFLIGPNAARVVRHSTCSVYVVRDS
- a CDS encoding methylglyoxal synthase, coding for MQETKADPNAPLRIALVAHDAKKDDLIEWVGAHLAMLEGAQLVGTGTTGGRILKAYPNLNLTPLFSGPLGGDQQIGAMIAEKRLDGLIFFVDPLSPMPHDVDVKALNRLATVYDLPVAYSPSSANFIMRGLIEEKRKSIAAA
- the rocF gene encoding arginase, producing the protein MNRQDTISQSISLLGVPLQDGTHEKGCLMGPDALRTAGIIDTLQGLGYHCEDRGNLTPASTDATPPQEGNARNFATIASWTRTLSDKAYEMARDSFPIFLGGDHALSIGSVAGIARHAAERGRPLYVLWLDAHPDFNIPTTSETGNIHGMSVAAFCGHPELAGLYDAPLAHPVDPAHVHMIGIRSVDQHERTRLQDQRVLVNDMRVLDEVGVIRPLQQLIDEVRTKGAMLHVSLDVDFLDPSIAPAVGTTVPGGATFREAHLIMELLHESGCVTSLDLVELNPFLDHRGRTAELITDLTASLFGRKIFDRPTRHPGPRTGPL
- a CDS encoding AsmA family protein, coding for MRNLLISLVSTLFLVLLALLVVPFFISTGFLKTQVEAFVLNQTDMRLDIDGDVSLSLITGLKLSAENVSLRDTSDNPLFDVERIDFALALSPLLSGKADITGITLNKPILTLSQAAAIADDVSETAADNSNAIPPAATPDTAEAALERGSGDPIDLSALSLRRLAVREATLISRAADGNATTLLSGLDATISIPEFDGPADLSGTLPYQDETLTFSGTLANVARTINGGASRVDLEIDSDVLKAALQGELALKGETLFLANYAANSGSLKALLTWLGAASAPVMEEKLNLQGSVIVSNDEIRLPMLSLKIGEQAIESAVRVFPKNGSGKPLVRIAMESAMIDLDQILDQEALHSADSVATSTNDEADAPAATPTDTTADTDKPDLSALSAIDMTLDARVDHLAYQGEAVRQAVLIGQLQNGDLKLNLKNVNIAKGSLKVSLNGSLTREIWQGSLETHQLDITDLAHLAGQTSPLTGTLSTNLNFAAQGLTSDEILKKGNVAGTLTLDQGQFSHPALQSAIPNRETGSISQLSSVVTIKSLDAPLDVKGSFHWNGETLRYTSNLGLGEALSGNPIPTSLSVDSKQLSIGLAGRFDAAQTSLSGSKLSIHSPSSRALLSWLGQDVSTGTPDMPLQLTTQLILAPQKVGLSDLTATFGQSQGRGDITLTTTAIPSIVGKLTFEKLDVTPFMGDGTAKGRTAQTASTGTKKARNNSGWDTSPIDFTGLSTFNADLQFAAKSLVARDIVTGPVTIKTKVENGQLTGSLDQLSLYSGQGTGAFSINSTTQPAQIAARFALNDMKMRGFLNDSIGMNSLSGTGGLEIDLTTRGASQAQIIQALDGTGKLAIRDGAIQGINIPQMLRRLRGNILEGWTSSEAQSTDFSSLTASFVFDKGQVKNSDLQMLSPLLRLDGRGTIDLPNKRIDYLATPKLIAKLEGQGGPVDADGVPIPIIIRGSLDNPRIYPDIPGILENPEAVLKSLEQMGDVGKAAAKGLKNVEKNVTKEIKKQTDKLGIDLNKVLNQQNNNNNNNEQKKPSLEQQILRDVTKGLFGN